One part of the Microbacterium aurugineum genome encodes these proteins:
- a CDS encoding YciI family protein, giving the protein MKYVIMFTSTPQLDAAIAPEVAQDVYGRVFQWFQDNAEVIDDSGAELQPVETATTVRHGARGAVVVDGPFTEAREAVGGFTIIDVPDLDAAIALAKSWPMLEMEGTSVEVRPIVTDYSQFEQ; this is encoded by the coding sequence ATGAAGTACGTCATCATGTTCACCTCGACTCCGCAGCTTGACGCCGCCATCGCGCCGGAGGTCGCGCAGGACGTCTACGGGCGCGTGTTCCAGTGGTTCCAGGACAACGCCGAGGTGATCGACGACAGCGGTGCCGAGTTGCAGCCGGTGGAAACCGCGACCACCGTCCGGCACGGTGCGCGGGGAGCGGTCGTCGTCGACGGGCCGTTCACCGAAGCCCGGGAGGCGGTCGGCGGATTCACGATCATCGACGTGCCTGACCTCGACGCGGCGATCGCTCTCGCGAAGAGCTGGCCGATGCTGGAGATGGAGGGCACGTCGGTGGAGGTCCGGCCCATCGTCACCGACTACAGCCAGTTCGAGCAGTGA
- a CDS encoding RNA polymerase sigma factor, giving the protein MTASDAASPSGAASDRALERVVRAESARIVAALTASLGNLDLAEESVAEAVAEALVSWREVGAPPNPGGWLTVAARRNALDRLRRDQRYRKKLELLAGAPAPSESAIDERVSLLFGCCHPALTESAQLALTLRAVCGLTTEQIARATMSTPTAVGQRIVRAKRKIGAAGIPLRVPIGAERSPRLDVVLTVISVMYNEAHLTAGGGAEANRDLAEDALWLADVVAHALPSEPEALGLVALLKFHRSREPARSVAGRIVLLADQDRSRWDVGLQAEAHRALAAAAALRRPGRWQLQAAIAACHSDARVFSETDWEQIIVLYDMLLAYDPSPVVRLNRAVALGETGRREAALAEVEALEDEMVRFHLWHAVRAELLRGLGREEEAIRALHTAHGLTTNEAERRLLRSRELC; this is encoded by the coding sequence GTGACCGCATCGGATGCCGCGTCGCCGTCGGGCGCGGCATCCGATCGTGCCCTCGAACGCGTGGTCCGCGCGGAGTCTGCTCGCATCGTCGCGGCGCTCACCGCCTCGCTGGGCAACCTCGATCTCGCGGAGGAGTCGGTGGCCGAGGCGGTGGCCGAGGCGCTCGTCTCCTGGAGGGAGGTCGGTGCGCCTCCGAATCCGGGCGGCTGGCTGACCGTCGCGGCTCGGCGCAATGCGCTCGACCGGCTGCGGCGCGACCAGCGATATCGCAAGAAGCTCGAGCTCCTCGCCGGCGCACCCGCCCCCTCCGAGAGTGCGATCGATGAGCGCGTCTCGCTGCTGTTCGGCTGCTGCCACCCTGCCCTGACCGAGTCGGCACAGCTCGCCCTCACGCTCCGCGCCGTGTGCGGACTCACGACGGAGCAGATCGCTCGGGCGACGATGAGCACCCCGACCGCGGTCGGGCAGCGCATCGTCCGGGCGAAGCGCAAGATCGGCGCGGCCGGAATCCCGCTGCGTGTTCCGATCGGTGCGGAGCGCTCGCCCCGGCTCGACGTGGTTCTCACGGTGATCTCGGTCATGTACAACGAGGCACATCTCACCGCCGGTGGCGGTGCGGAGGCGAATCGCGACCTCGCCGAGGATGCGCTCTGGCTCGCCGATGTGGTCGCTCACGCACTTCCGAGTGAGCCTGAGGCGCTCGGGCTGGTGGCCCTGCTGAAGTTTCATCGCAGCCGGGAGCCTGCGCGATCGGTCGCCGGGCGCATCGTGCTCCTCGCTGACCAGGACCGCTCACGATGGGATGTCGGTCTACAGGCGGAAGCGCATCGGGCGCTCGCGGCAGCGGCGGCGCTTCGGCGACCGGGGAGGTGGCAGCTCCAGGCAGCGATCGCAGCGTGCCATTCCGACGCCCGCGTGTTCTCGGAGACCGACTGGGAGCAGATCATCGTCCTCTACGACATGCTGCTCGCCTACGACCCGTCGCCGGTCGTCCGTCTGAACCGTGCCGTCGCGCTCGGGGAGACCGGCCGACGAGAGGCTGCGCTGGCCGAGGTCGAGGCGCTGGAAGACGAGATGGTCCGCTTCCACCTCTGGCATGCGGTGCGCGCCGAATTGCTGCGCGGGCTCGGCCGAGAAGAGGAGGCGATCCGCGCGCTCCATACGGCGCACGGCCTGACGACCAACGAAGCGGAACGGCGGCTGCTCCGCTCGCGGGAACTCTGCTGA